Proteins from a genomic interval of Arthrobacter sp. CAN_C5:
- the atpB gene encoding F0F1 ATP synthase subunit A produces MIALALPATTTDEGFVAPTIDDTHYRDIFPWGGEYGVWFEGGFGKQMLMIILSVIFIAIFFIIASRKGKLVPGKMQFLGESAYGFVRNSIGKDIIGGKDFMKYVPWLFTAFFFVLVNNIFGAIPFLQLPSFSHPGSAYAIAGIFYLLWVGIGIKKHGLRYFKLAVVPSGVPWYILPIVVPIEIISNFLVRPVTHSLRLFATMLAGHLIITLAGSAIEYMVLTGNILLQGTSVLVLVGAVSMYMLEVLIMILQAYVFTLLAAIYIEGALHADAH; encoded by the coding sequence TTGATCGCGCTTGCGCTCCCGGCCACTACAACGGATGAGGGTTTCGTAGCCCCCACAATTGACGACACCCACTACCGGGATATTTTCCCGTGGGGCGGTGAATACGGCGTCTGGTTCGAGGGTGGCTTCGGCAAGCAGATGCTGATGATTATCCTGTCAGTCATCTTTATTGCCATCTTCTTCATCATTGCCTCCCGCAAGGGAAAGCTGGTCCCCGGCAAAATGCAGTTCCTGGGGGAGTCCGCCTACGGATTCGTCAGGAACTCCATCGGTAAGGACATTATCGGTGGCAAGGACTTCATGAAGTATGTGCCGTGGCTTTTCACCGCATTCTTCTTCGTCCTCGTAAACAACATTTTCGGCGCGATTCCGTTCCTTCAGTTGCCGAGCTTCTCCCATCCAGGTAGCGCCTACGCCATTGCGGGGATTTTCTACCTACTCTGGGTTGGCATTGGCATCAAGAAGCACGGACTGCGTTACTTCAAACTGGCAGTTGTCCCGTCGGGGGTTCCCTGGTACATCCTGCCGATCGTGGTCCCCATCGAGATCATCTCGAACTTCCTCGTTCGTCCGGTGACCCACTCACTCCGACTCTTCGCCACTATGCTGGCAGGCCACCTGATCATCACCCTGGCCGGTTCGGCCATTGAATACATGGTGCTGACGGGAAACATCCTGCTACAGGGTACGAGCGTGCTGGTCCTGGTTGGAGCTGTCTCCATGTACATGCTTGAGGTGCTGATCATGATCCTCCAGGCGTACGTGTTCACACTGCTGGCAGCCATCTACATCGAAGGCGCACTCCACGCCGACGCTCACTAA
- a CDS encoding glycosyltransferase family 4 protein produces MLELQLALVVGTSLVLSALLPFVLKPVLAKLGVLDIPNERSSHTTVVIRGVGITVAVGIAASLVLSLAIGLVAVDRSLIVIILSMLSVAALLGWIEDYRGISIRVRAVLQLMIGAVGTAALAWTIGQSFWWVPVGALAVAAYINAANFMDGINGISGMHGVAVGAFYAIAGMLSDQLWLVVAGLVVAAAFAGFLPWNLGRGFVFLGDVGSYLLGASIAAIAVTGLLAGVYLEYLFSPVLIYLADTFTTFLRRVRAGDRWYASHREHVYQRLTDVGLTHVQSALLVTGCSVLTGAAGFVAATASPFVAVAFSLLAAGVVVFYLYSPRLLTGRVKASRTLPG; encoded by the coding sequence ATGCTTGAACTCCAGCTCGCCCTCGTGGTCGGTACCTCCCTGGTCCTCAGCGCTCTTTTGCCTTTCGTCCTCAAGCCGGTGCTGGCGAAGCTCGGGGTGCTGGACATCCCCAATGAGCGGTCCTCTCACACAACGGTGGTGATCCGCGGAGTGGGGATCACCGTGGCGGTGGGCATCGCGGCGTCGCTGGTGCTTTCCCTTGCCATCGGGCTGGTGGCCGTGGATCGGTCGTTGATCGTGATTATTCTGTCCATGCTCTCCGTCGCGGCGTTGCTGGGCTGGATCGAGGACTATCGTGGAATCTCGATTAGGGTGCGTGCAGTTCTGCAACTGATGATCGGAGCGGTAGGTACCGCAGCGCTGGCGTGGACCATCGGGCAGAGCTTCTGGTGGGTTCCGGTGGGTGCGCTAGCCGTGGCTGCGTACATCAACGCGGCAAACTTCATGGATGGCATCAACGGTATCTCCGGTATGCATGGAGTGGCGGTAGGCGCCTTCTATGCGATCGCCGGGATGCTCAGTGACCAGCTCTGGCTCGTTGTTGCAGGCCTGGTGGTGGCGGCAGCCTTTGCGGGGTTCCTGCCCTGGAATCTGGGTAGGGGATTCGTGTTCCTCGGCGATGTGGGCAGTTACCTACTGGGCGCCTCCATCGCGGCGATAGCTGTCACCGGATTGCTCGCTGGGGTGTACCTCGAGTATCTGTTCTCACCGGTGCTGATTTACCTCGCCGACACCTTCACCACCTTCCTGCGCCGCGTCCGGGCCGGTGACCGCTGGTACGCCTCCCACCGTGAGCATGTCTACCAGCGCCTGACCGACGTGGGACTGACCCACGTCCAATCGGCGCTCCTGGTCACCGGCTGTTCGGTGCTCACCGGCGCTGCCGGATTTGTCGCGGCGACTGCCTCGCCATTCGTTGCGGTCGCGTTCTCTCTGCTGGCCGCCGGGGTAGTGGTGTTCTACCTCTACTCACCTCGGCTGTTGACCGGCCGCGTCAAGGCCTCCCGCACTCTGCCCGGGTGA
- a CDS encoding F0F1 ATP synthase subunit delta, with product MAGVSSQSLATALKDLETRLPGATLSSAEELFGVLDMLDSNAGLRRALTDPSREGRDKAALVSTLVAGKVSEQTATVVGELVSMRWAAARDLGDALETLGATAAIAVAENRGNGAASLESLENDLFDFIRTVDSSHELQRALSERQATDDARVALALKLVPNAGPEAQLLVRQAVQAPRGIKPTHLVKRFVELVAKRHDRWIANVSVTRPLTDEQYERLQQGLNSLFGRELRTDVTVEPSLIGGVRVQVGDEVVDSTVIARLSELRRKLAV from the coding sequence ATGGCAGGTGTATCCAGCCAGTCCCTGGCAACGGCACTCAAAGATCTAGAAACCCGTCTGCCCGGCGCAACGCTGTCGTCGGCCGAGGAACTCTTCGGGGTCCTCGACATGCTCGATAGCAACGCCGGTCTCCGTCGCGCGCTGACCGATCCTTCCCGCGAAGGCAGGGACAAAGCCGCACTGGTTTCGACCCTGGTTGCGGGCAAGGTCTCAGAGCAGACAGCGACGGTGGTCGGGGAACTGGTTTCCATGCGATGGGCCGCGGCCCGGGACCTTGGAGACGCGCTGGAAACCCTTGGTGCCACCGCAGCGATTGCGGTGGCAGAAAATCGGGGCAACGGTGCAGCAAGTCTGGAGAGTCTTGAAAACGACCTCTTCGACTTCATCAGGACCGTTGACTCGAGCCACGAATTGCAGCGTGCTCTGTCCGAGCGGCAGGCCACTGACGACGCCCGGGTTGCCCTGGCGCTGAAGCTGGTTCCCAACGCCGGACCAGAAGCGCAGCTGTTGGTGCGTCAGGCAGTACAGGCACCCCGCGGCATCAAGCCCACTCACTTGGTGAAGCGGTTCGTTGAACTCGTGGCCAAACGGCATGACCGCTGGATTGCCAACGTCAGCGTTACCCGTCCGTTGACTGATGAGCAGTACGAGCGGTTGCAGCAGGGCCTCAACTCCCTGTTTGGACGCGAGCTCAGAACCGATGTCACCGTGGAGCCGTCGCTTATTGGCGGGGTCCGCGTCCAGGTTGGCGATGAAGTGGTTGATTCCACGGTTATCGCCAGGCTGTCTGAACTGCGGCGAAAGCTTGCGGTGTAG
- a CDS encoding ATP synthase F0 subunit C — protein sequence MEVQGSLNLVGYGLSAIGGGIGVGLVFAAYINGVARQPEAQRVLQPIAFLGLALTEALAILGLVFAFVIGA from the coding sequence ATGGAAGTACAGGGTAGCCTCAACCTCGTTGGATACGGTCTCTCCGCAATTGGTGGTGGCATCGGTGTAGGACTCGTCTTCGCCGCATACATCAACGGTGTAGCGCGTCAGCCAGAAGCCCAGCGGGTCCTCCAGCCCATCGCCTTCCTCGGACTGGCTTTGACTGAAGCACTCGCCATCCTCGGCTTGGTCTTCGCGTTCGTTATCGGCGCGTAA
- a CDS encoding F0F1 ATP synthase subunit B: MLNAAIMAAEEGTSPLIPNLWELLVTLVGFAVLMFIVIKFVMPAFEKTFAERTAAIEGGIAKAEAAQAEANAALDEYKQQLVDARTEANRIREEARAEGAQILAELKEKAGAESARITEQAHVQIEAERQAAVVSLRAEVGTLATDLASRIVGESLSDDQRSARVVDRFLADLETQSAGASK, translated from the coding sequence ATGCTTAACGCAGCGATAATGGCGGCAGAAGAGGGCACAAGTCCTCTTATCCCGAATCTGTGGGAACTGCTCGTTACGTTGGTGGGCTTCGCGGTGCTGATGTTCATCGTCATCAAGTTCGTGATGCCGGCGTTTGAGAAGACGTTTGCGGAGCGGACTGCAGCCATCGAAGGCGGCATCGCCAAGGCTGAAGCAGCGCAGGCTGAAGCAAACGCAGCACTTGACGAATACAAGCAGCAGTTGGTGGATGCACGCACGGAAGCCAACCGCATCCGTGAGGAAGCACGCGCCGAAGGTGCGCAGATCCTCGCGGAACTGAAGGAAAAGGCCGGAGCTGAGTCAGCTCGTATCACCGAGCAGGCACACGTCCAGATTGAAGCAGAACGTCAGGCAGCTGTTGTGTCACTGCGCGCCGAAGTTGGCACGCTGGCAACCGACCTCGCCAGCCGCATCGTTGGAGAGTCGCTTTCTGATGATCAGCGGTCCGCGCGGGTCGTCGACCGCTTCCTGGCCGACCTCGAAACTCAGAGCGCAGGTGCATCGAAGTAA